One Halosegnis longus DNA window includes the following coding sequences:
- a CDS encoding NAD(P)/FAD-dependent oxidoreductase, which yields MDYDVVIVGGGPAGSAAGHAAASEGASALVVEKGVPRADREQLGPDSTDAAGILDYWVELMGLDEPIPDHVKHRELSGADFISPNESVALNSTGIDSDYPNFGFTMHRARFDDWLRERAETAGAEYRVGNGVREVDTHLTGTPSHTVTLRDGSEYTTRYLVLADGPQRTITGQVLDPLLPGGEFDKMATQRANHIAYQEYREIPEELLETDRIKFWWGHMPGHTAYPWVFPNDGQVARVGLTMPIGMDIEDVRERDSYPLLSSEDDRVPQGGTYIERLLEHVYPDYELDDFPIVEDRGKTNGTETYPISSTRPIESPTAANIAVAGGAMGTTSAFHEGGDHVAVRTGAIAGRLAARGTLRAYNNEWHHAVGDELRRNVAMGDIVADNTPADWDRIFRLVDAVLPEDGFYNNRDVLTNGLTGAKLLGSYKWAKFGLRDRRYAQIREAEYAV from the coding sequence ATGGACTACGACGTCGTCATCGTCGGCGGTGGCCCGGCCGGCTCCGCTGCCGGCCACGCCGCCGCCAGCGAGGGCGCGAGCGCGCTCGTCGTCGAGAAAGGGGTGCCCCGCGCCGACCGCGAGCAGCTCGGTCCCGACTCGACGGACGCCGCCGGCATCCTCGACTACTGGGTCGAACTCATGGGACTGGACGAGCCGATTCCCGACCACGTCAAACACCGCGAGCTGTCGGGGGCGGACTTCATCTCGCCCAACGAATCGGTCGCGCTCAACTCGACCGGCATCGACAGCGACTACCCCAACTTCGGGTTCACGATGCACCGCGCCCGGTTCGACGACTGGCTCCGCGAGCGCGCCGAAACCGCCGGCGCGGAGTACCGGGTCGGCAACGGCGTCCGCGAGGTGGACACCCACCTGACGGGCACGCCCTCCCACACCGTCACCCTCCGTGACGGCTCGGAGTACACGACGCGGTATCTCGTCCTCGCGGACGGGCCACAGCGCACCATCACCGGGCAGGTGCTCGACCCCCTGCTGCCGGGCGGCGAGTTCGACAAGATGGCGACCCAGCGCGCCAACCACATCGCCTACCAGGAGTACCGGGAGATTCCCGAGGAACTGCTCGAAACGGACCGCATCAAGTTCTGGTGGGGGCACATGCCGGGCCACACCGCCTACCCGTGGGTGTTCCCGAACGACGGCCAGGTCGCCCGCGTCGGGCTGACGATGCCCATCGGGATGGATATCGAGGACGTGCGCGAGCGCGACAGCTATCCCTTGCTTTCCTCCGAGGACGACCGCGTCCCGCAGGGCGGCACGTACATCGAGCGGCTGCTTGAGCACGTGTATCCCGACTACGAGCTCGACGACTTCCCCATCGTCGAGGACCGGGGCAAGACCAACGGCACCGAGACGTATCCGATCTCCTCGACGCGGCCGATCGAGTCGCCGACGGCCGCCAACATCGCCGTCGCCGGCGGTGCGATGGGGACGACGAGCGCCTTCCACGAGGGCGGCGACCACGTCGCCGTCCGGACGGGGGCAATCGCCGGTCGCCTCGCGGCCCGCGGCACGCTGCGCGCGTACAACAACGAGTGGCACCACGCCGTCGGCGACGAGCTCCGGCGCAACGTCGCGATGGGCGACATCGTGGCCGACAACACGCCCGCCGACTGGGACCGCATCTTCCGGCTCGTCGACGCCGTGCTCCCCGAGGACGGCTTCTACAACAACCGGGACGTGCTCACCAACGGTCTGACGGGCGCGAAGCTGTTGGGCAGCTACAAGTGGGCGAAGTTCGGCCTGCGCGACCGCCGGTACGCCCAGATTCGGGAAGCGGAGTACGCGGTCTAA
- a CDS encoding HAD family hydrolase has product MAVVYDLDGTVVDLAVDWAAVTDDCVALLDERGVSFAYETLWDVYEHARETGHLDAIEEIIAGHEREGARASERLACADLLARDAPVAVCSLNSQRACEIALDAHGLTEYAPVVVGRDSVTTEKPDPEPLRVAIERLGVDPETVTFVGDGERDEVTADRAGVEFAYVEEWLDA; this is encoded by the coding sequence ATGGCGGTCGTCTACGACCTCGACGGCACGGTCGTCGACCTCGCCGTCGACTGGGCTGCCGTCACGGACGACTGCGTCGCGCTGCTGGACGAGCGCGGCGTCTCGTTCGCGTACGAGACGCTGTGGGACGTGTACGAACACGCTCGCGAGACGGGCCACCTCGACGCCATCGAGGAGATTATCGCCGGCCACGAGCGCGAGGGAGCCCGCGCGAGCGAGCGACTCGCCTGCGCGGACCTGCTCGCGCGGGACGCCCCGGTAGCGGTCTGTTCGCTCAACAGCCAACGCGCCTGCGAAATCGCGCTCGACGCGCACGGACTCACCGAGTACGCCCCCGTCGTCGTCGGGCGCGATTCCGTCACGACGGAAAAGCCCGACCCCGAACCGCTCCGCGTGGCCATCGAGCGACTCGGCGTCGACCCGGAGACGGTCACCTTCGTCGGTGACGGGGAGCGCGACGAGGTGACCGCCGACCGGGCGGGCGTCGAGTTCGCGTACGTCGAGGAGTGGCTGGACGCGTAG
- a CDS encoding glycosyltransferase has protein sequence MRVRDQIPGEILAVICVIAALFVVFGVVLPRGLVVLLVGVGAMALIYFSGVAYLLSRPGWIPPSMEKLPIVLGLLFPALVVGVLVYSYRSLLTPAAAVFALGLLFVFLYYWLVVPLALFQTFRRRNFRDDPEEWPAIAVVVPAYNEEGYVGDCIDSIRATTYPGPTSITVVDDGSTDDTYAEARAHAPEDATVIRTENRGKHAALNTALEHTTAPYIVSVDADSHVDADAFSQLIRRFFSYDDAGAVAGNIKVANRDSLVTSVQALEYIMGINTFRRAFDLVGTVTVVPGSLGAFRRDVLDDVGGYSGDTVTEDFDLTIDILRHGYSIRASTGIVYTEAPDTWRDLALQRRRWFHGNLQTLLKHRAVFTDSRYGLLHRVALPYVFLSMSVLPLLGVAILGLILLSLFTGGVGLLLQLAIFFVVLQVLLAVLAIQIEGEDLRLALFTPLTLFGYKQFLDGVLLWSLWALVRGERTWLRPARIRQRDKSDGSDGNGRTEHGESSRREP, from the coding sequence ATGCGCGTTCGCGACCAGATACCCGGGGAGATACTCGCCGTCATCTGCGTGATCGCGGCCCTGTTCGTCGTCTTCGGCGTCGTGTTGCCCCGCGGGCTGGTCGTCCTGCTCGTCGGCGTCGGTGCGATGGCGCTGATTTACTTCAGCGGCGTGGCGTATCTGCTCTCGCGGCCGGGGTGGATTCCCCCGTCGATGGAGAAACTGCCCATCGTGCTCGGTCTGCTGTTTCCGGCGCTCGTCGTCGGCGTCCTCGTTTACTCCTACCGGTCGCTGTTGACGCCGGCAGCCGCCGTCTTCGCGCTCGGTCTGCTGTTCGTCTTCCTCTACTACTGGCTGGTCGTGCCGCTGGCGCTGTTTCAGACCTTCCGGCGGCGGAACTTTCGGGACGACCCCGAGGAGTGGCCAGCCATCGCCGTCGTCGTGCCCGCCTACAACGAGGAGGGGTACGTCGGCGACTGCATCGACTCGATTCGCGCGACGACGTATCCGGGACCGACGTCGATTACCGTCGTCGACGACGGGAGCACCGACGACACCTACGCCGAGGCCCGCGCGCACGCTCCCGAGGACGCGACCGTCATCCGCACCGAAAACCGCGGCAAACACGCCGCGCTCAACACCGCGCTGGAACACACCACGGCCCCGTACATCGTCTCCGTCGACGCCGACTCACACGTCGACGCCGACGCCTTCAGCCAGCTCATCCGTCGGTTCTTCAGCTACGACGACGCCGGCGCGGTCGCGGGCAATATCAAGGTCGCGAACCGCGACTCGCTGGTCACGAGCGTGCAGGCGCTGGAGTATATCATGGGTATCAACACCTTCCGGCGGGCGTTCGACCTCGTTGGCACCGTGACGGTCGTCCCCGGCTCGCTTGGGGCGTTCCGCCGCGACGTGCTCGACGACGTCGGCGGCTACAGCGGGGACACCGTCACCGAGGATTTCGACCTCACCATCGACATCCTCCGCCACGGCTACAGCATCCGCGCCAGCACGGGTATCGTCTACACCGAAGCGCCCGACACGTGGCGCGACCTCGCGCTCCAGCGCCGGCGGTGGTTCCACGGCAACCTCCAGACGCTCCTCAAACACCGGGCCGTCTTCACCGACAGCCGGTACGGACTGCTCCACCGGGTCGCGCTCCCGTACGTCTTCCTCTCGATGTCCGTGCTCCCGCTGCTCGGCGTGGCGATTCTCGGCTTAATTCTGCTCTCGCTGTTCACAGGCGGGGTCGGTCTCCTGCTCCAGCTCGCGATATTCTTCGTCGTGTTGCAGGTCCTGCTCGCCGTGCTCGCCATCCAAATCGAGGGCGAGGACCTCCGGCTGGCGCTTTTTACCCCGTTGACGCTGTTCGGCTACAAGCAGTTCCTCGACGGCGTGTTGTTGTGGAGTCTCTGGGCGCTGGTCCGGGGAGAACGGACGTGGCTCCGGCCGGCACGCATCAGACAGCGGGACAAATCGGACGGGTCCGACGGCAACGGTCGCACCGAGCATGGGGAGTCAAGTCGGCGGGAACCGTAG
- a CDS encoding enoyl-CoA hydratase/isomerase family protein: MADPVRVERDGAVGRLVFDRPDANNAMDAASADALHEGAVELATDDDVRCLVVTGVGGVFNTGADLTTLAGDERDEPAIKSLAATLHDFVDALARAPKPVVCGVNGVVAGGGIGTALVGDIVIMSTSARFQFAYPAIGLSADGGSSYFLPRLVGLRDAQRIALRNEPVGAKEAEELGLVTETVPDSEFDERLETEAETLAAGPTQAYAETKELLRTSFDHGLGEQLGREADRIAGLTATDDYERGYEAFFGSESASFSGE, encoded by the coding sequence ATGGCAGACCCAGTGCGTGTCGAACGCGACGGAGCCGTCGGCCGACTCGTCTTCGACCGGCCGGACGCGAACAACGCGATGGACGCCGCGAGCGCCGACGCGCTTCACGAGGGCGCAGTCGAGCTTGCGACCGACGACGACGTGCGCTGTCTCGTCGTGACGGGCGTCGGCGGCGTCTTCAACACCGGCGCGGACCTGACGACGCTGGCGGGTGACGAGCGCGACGAGCCGGCCATCAAGTCGCTGGCCGCGACGCTCCACGACTTCGTAGATGCGCTCGCGCGTGCGCCGAAGCCGGTCGTCTGTGGCGTCAACGGCGTCGTCGCCGGCGGCGGTATCGGTACGGCGCTCGTGGGCGATATCGTCATCATGTCCACGAGCGCGCGGTTCCAGTTCGCGTATCCGGCTATCGGGCTGTCGGCCGACGGCGGCTCGTCGTACTTCCTCCCGCGGCTCGTCGGGCTTCGCGACGCCCAGCGCATCGCGCTCCGGAACGAGCCGGTCGGGGCCAAGGAAGCCGAGGAGCTCGGGCTCGTCACGGAGACGGTGCCCGACAGCGAGTTCGACGAGCGGCTCGAAACAGAGGCGGAGACGCTCGCCGCCGGGCCGACACAGGCGTACGCCGAGACGAAGGAGCTGCTCCGGACGAGTTTCGACCACGGGCTTGGCGAGCAGTTGGGTCGCGAGGCCGACCGCATCGCCGGCCTGACCGCGACCGACGACTACGAGAGGGGGTACGAGGCGTTCTTCGGCTCGGAGAGCGCGTCGTTCAGCGGGGAGTAG
- a CDS encoding helix-turn-helix domain-containing protein, which translates to MAKYSTGGVGSDDADSCELCGKEGVSLTDETVAGARLQVCSDCSQHGEQGGKTERDTEGRDEASPGDDTTDRRRKAAQNAARIADANAVDSSRWEQGTDYEDDPLPYLVSDYGDVMADARQEAGLQTGELAGELGVTEADVLAVEQGRANRANIPGSLIEAIEERLNVQLSDE; encoded by the coding sequence ATGGCGAAGTACTCGACGGGTGGTGTCGGCTCCGACGACGCCGACAGCTGTGAACTCTGCGGGAAAGAGGGCGTCTCGCTCACGGACGAGACCGTCGCTGGCGCGCGCCTGCAGGTCTGTAGCGACTGTTCACAACACGGAGAACAGGGCGGGAAGACAGAACGCGACACGGAGGGCCGCGACGAGGCCAGCCCCGGCGACGACACGACGGACCGCCGGCGCAAGGCCGCCCAAAACGCCGCTCGCATCGCGGACGCCAACGCCGTCGACTCCTCCCGCTGGGAGCAGGGCACCGACTACGAGGACGACCCGCTCCCGTATCTGGTGAGCGACTACGGCGACGTGATGGCCGACGCCCGACAGGAGGCCGGTCTCCAGACGGGCGAGCTCGCGGGCGAACTCGGCGTCACCGAAGCCGACGTGCTCGCGGTCGAACAGGGCCGAGCGAATCGCGCGAACATCCCCGGGTCGCTCATCGAGGCCATCGAGGAGCGGCTCAACGTCCAACTCTCCGACGAGTAG
- a CDS encoding cold-shock protein: MVNGTVDFFNDTGGYGFIATDDSDDDVFFHMEDVGGPDLEEGTDVEFEIEQADKGPRATNLVRN; encoded by the coding sequence ATGGTAAACGGTACGGTTGACTTCTTCAACGACACTGGCGGCTACGGTTTCATCGCAACTGACGACTCTGACGACGACGTGTTCTTCCACATGGAGGATGTCGGCGGCCCGGACCTCGAAGAGGGAACGGACGTGGAGTTCGAAATCGAACAGGCAGACAAGGGCCCGCGCGCGACGAACCTCGTCCGCAACTAA
- a CDS encoding acyl-CoA dehydrogenase family protein: MDLTTEQRAVRDTVREFAREEVRPTAAEADETETFPEDVWDGLADIDLTALTVPEEYGGLDVDGLTYAVVNEELAHGQLAVATALSVHCLATSCLATFGDETQKERFLPEMADGRPVGCFALSEPHAGSNPADMSTQARREGDEYVIDGEKQWITNGERGEVVILFAKTDRDDPQTVTQFVVPKSTDGVSVGKKEEKLGLRASDTTTLSFDGARIPAEYRLTEEGRGLSAALSILTGGRVGIAAQAVGVAQAALDAAQSYAQDREQFDGPIADIQSIRHKLAQMRTDTQAARLLTRDAARGLDDGDPPAEAASMAKLRASETAVDVANEAVQIHGGYGYTTDFPVERFYRDAKITTIYEGTSQIQRTVIAREMLE; encoded by the coding sequence ATGGACCTCACCACGGAACAGCGCGCCGTCCGCGACACCGTCCGGGAGTTCGCCCGCGAGGAGGTGCGCCCCACCGCAGCGGAGGCCGACGAGACCGAGACCTTCCCCGAGGACGTGTGGGACGGGCTCGCCGACATCGACCTGACCGCGCTCACCGTCCCCGAGGAGTACGGCGGACTCGACGTTGACGGTCTCACCTACGCCGTCGTGAACGAGGAACTGGCCCACGGACAGTTGGCGGTCGCGACCGCCCTCTCCGTCCACTGTCTCGCCACCTCCTGTCTCGCGACGTTCGGCGACGAGACGCAGAAGGAGCGGTTTCTCCCCGAGATGGCCGACGGCCGTCCCGTCGGCTGTTTCGCCCTCTCGGAGCCACACGCCGGCTCGAACCCCGCCGACATGAGCACGCAGGCCCGCCGTGAGGGTGACGAGTACGTCATCGACGGCGAGAAGCAGTGGATTACGAACGGGGAGCGCGGCGAGGTGGTGATTCTCTTCGCGAAGACCGACCGCGACGACCCCCAGACCGTGACGCAGTTCGTCGTCCCCAAGTCGACCGACGGGGTCTCCGTCGGGAAGAAGGAGGAGAAGCTCGGGCTTCGCGCGTCGGACACGACGACCCTCTCCTTCGACGGTGCGCGCATCCCCGCGGAGTACCGACTCACCGAGGAGGGCCGCGGGCTGTCGGCCGCGCTCTCGATTCTGACCGGCGGGCGCGTCGGCATCGCCGCACAGGCGGTCGGCGTTGCACAGGCGGCCCTCGACGCCGCGCAGTCGTACGCACAGGACCGCGAGCAGTTCGACGGGCCCATCGCCGACATCCAGTCGATTCGCCACAAGCTCGCGCAGATGCGCACCGACACGCAGGCCGCCCGGCTGCTCACCCGCGACGCCGCCCGGGGACTGGACGACGGCGACCCACCGGCCGAGGCCGCCTCGATGGCGAAGCTGCGCGCCAGCGAGACGGCCGTCGACGTGGCCAACGAGGCCGTCCAGATTCACGGCGGCTACGGCTACACGACCGACTTCCCGGTCGAGCGGTTCTACCGGGACGCCAAAATCACCACCATCTACGAGGGCACCTCACAGATTCAGCGCACGGTCATCGCCCGCGAGATGCTGGAGTGA
- the hisD gene encoding histidinol dehydrogenase produces MNVQAVADLSPDERAALFDRDAGVAAARDTARDIVERVRTEGDVALREYAEEFDGVSVGNVDITDEVERAADRLDDDLLAHIETAAANIREFHEAQRPENWTKEFEGRELGRRYRPLERVGAYVPGGTAAYPSSALMGVIPAKVAGVDHVAVATPPAEDLNDATLAAIHVAGADAVYQAGGAQAIAALAYGTESVSSVQKIVGPGNRFVTAAKAEVREDCEIDFLAGPSEVLVIADGTADPGVVASDLVAQAEHDPNASVVAVTPDESLAADIAQQCDRQAGERDRSDVIQEALDNDASGVFTARSMSEAVLFAGEYAAEHLSIQAENDEELLDRIEAGGSVFLGPFSPVAAGDYAAGPNHVLPTGGLAKTTGGLSVDHFLVSQTVQRLDRDALADISETVTTLAETEGLEAHAESVRKRFEE; encoded by the coding sequence ATGAACGTCCAAGCGGTCGCCGACTTATCGCCCGACGAGCGGGCCGCGCTGTTCGACAGAGACGCCGGGGTCGCCGCCGCCCGCGACACCGCCCGCGACATCGTCGAACGCGTCCGCACCGAGGGCGACGTGGCCCTGCGCGAGTACGCCGAGGAGTTCGACGGCGTCTCCGTCGGCAACGTCGACATCACCGACGAAGTCGAACGCGCCGCCGACCGACTCGACGACGACCTGCTCGCCCACATCGAGACCGCAGCCGCCAACATCCGCGAGTTCCACGAGGCACAGCGCCCCGAAAACTGGACGAAGGAGTTCGAGGGACGGGAACTCGGCCGGCGCTATCGCCCCCTCGAACGCGTCGGTGCGTACGTCCCCGGCGGGACCGCCGCCTACCCGTCGTCGGCGCTGATGGGCGTCATCCCGGCGAAGGTGGCCGGCGTCGACCACGTCGCCGTCGCCACCCCGCCAGCGGAGGACCTGAACGACGCGACGCTCGCAGCGATTCACGTCGCGGGCGCTGACGCCGTGTATCAGGCCGGCGGCGCACAGGCGATTGCCGCGCTCGCGTACGGGACGGAGTCGGTGTCGAGCGTGCAGAAAATCGTCGGGCCGGGCAACCGGTTCGTCACCGCCGCGAAAGCCGAGGTGCGCGAGGACTGTGAAATCGACTTCCTCGCCGGTCCCTCCGAGGTGTTGGTCATCGCCGACGGGACGGCCGACCCTGGTGTCGTCGCGTCGGACCTCGTCGCGCAGGCGGAACACGACCCGAACGCGTCGGTCGTCGCCGTCACGCCCGACGAGTCGCTCGCGGCCGACATCGCCCAGCAGTGTGACCGACAGGCGGGAGAGCGCGACCGCAGCGACGTGATTCAGGAGGCGCTCGACAACGACGCCTCCGGGGTGTTCACCGCGCGGTCGATGTCCGAGGCCGTGCTGTTTGCCGGTGAGTACGCCGCCGAACACCTCTCGATTCAAGCGGAGAACGACGAGGAGCTGCTCGACCGCATCGAGGCCGGCGGGAGCGTGTTCCTCGGGCCGTTCTCCCCGGTCGCGGCGGGGGATTACGCCGCCGGCCCGAACCACGTCCTCCCGACGGGCGGGTTAGCGAAGACGACCGGCGGACTCTCCGTCGACCACTTCCTCGTCTCACAGACGGTCCAGCGGCTCGACCGCGACGCCCTCGCCGACATCTCCGAGACGGTCACGACGTTAGCCGAAACCGAGGGGTTGGAGGCACACGCCGAGAGCGTTCGCAAGCGGTTCGAGGAGTAG
- a CDS encoding metal-dependent transcriptional regulator encodes MLSAVMEDYIKAIYTLEEPDERVATSALAEYLDVTPPTVSSMLQKLEERGLADHEKYKGVRLTDEGEIVALEILRHHRLLESFLTETLDYDWADVHDEADRLEHHVSAELTDRIEAALGNPEADPHGDPIPNQELELPESDSTRRLDGATEGETLIVRRIRHQGDEELRYLADAGVEPGERLEVVGVAPFGMVTVATDAGEQSLPQEIARLIETVPASEATV; translated from the coding sequence ATGCTCAGTGCGGTCATGGAGGATTACATCAAGGCGATTTACACGCTCGAAGAGCCGGACGAGCGTGTCGCCACCTCCGCGCTCGCGGAGTATCTCGACGTGACGCCGCCGACGGTGTCGAGCATGCTCCAGAAGCTCGAGGAGCGCGGGCTCGCCGACCACGAGAAGTACAAGGGCGTCCGGCTCACCGACGAGGGCGAAATCGTCGCCCTCGAAATCCTCCGCCACCACCGCCTGCTGGAGTCGTTTCTGACGGAGACGCTGGATTACGACTGGGCCGACGTGCACGACGAGGCGGACCGGCTCGAACACCACGTCTCCGCGGAGCTAACGGACCGCATCGAGGCCGCACTCGGTAATCCGGAGGCGGACCCCCACGGCGACCCGATTCCCAACCAGGAGCTCGAACTGCCAGAGAGCGACTCGACACGCCGGCTCGACGGTGCGACCGAAGGCGAGACGCTCATCGTCCGTCGCATCCGACACCAGGGCGACGAGGAGCTCCGATATCTCGCCGACGCCGGCGTCGAGCCGGGCGAGCGGCTCGAGGTAGTCGGCGTGGCGCCGTTCGGGATGGTGACCGTCGCGACCGACGCGGGCGAGCAGTCGCTCCCGCAGGAGATCGCCCGGCTCATCGAGACGGTGCCGGCGAGCGAGGCGACCGTCTAA
- a CDS encoding ZIP family metal transporter: MLESQFVQLFGENRVVWGLVGGLVIAGMNLVGALLILVWRNPSQRGLDTSLGFAGGVMVAAAFTSLLIPAIEQYGNLLTTSIGFVLGVGFLAVSGYWVPYVQRLITGKTGEEALMAESGVTSPHEIDYSAGRLAGVVVFIIAITLHNMPEGLAVGVGFGSGNLSDAIPLMIAIGTQNIPEGFAVAVAARNAGLGSLWYAGVTGLRAGLVEIPIAVFGAAAVTIAEPLLPYAMGFAAGGMLYVIVNDIVPQTHGHGHDRTVTLGTMVGLLLMLSLDIALA; this comes from the coding sequence ATGCTAGAGTCGCAGTTCGTCCAGCTGTTCGGCGAGAACCGCGTCGTCTGGGGGCTGGTCGGCGGGCTGGTCATCGCGGGGATGAATCTCGTCGGCGCACTCCTGATTCTCGTCTGGCGAAACCCCTCACAGCGAGGGTTGGACACCTCGCTCGGCTTCGCCGGCGGCGTCATGGTCGCGGCCGCGTTCACCAGCCTCCTGATTCCGGCCATCGAACAGTACGGCAACCTGTTGACAACGAGCATCGGCTTCGTGCTCGGAGTCGGCTTCCTCGCCGTGAGCGGCTACTGGGTCCCGTACGTTCAGCGGCTCATCACCGGAAAGACGGGCGAAGAGGCACTGATGGCCGAATCTGGCGTCACCTCGCCACACGAAATCGACTACTCGGCCGGCCGGCTCGCCGGGGTCGTCGTCTTCATCATCGCCATCACGCTCCACAACATGCCGGAGGGGCTGGCGGTCGGTGTGGGCTTCGGCAGCGGGAATCTCAGCGACGCCATCCCGCTGATGATCGCCATCGGCACCCAGAACATCCCGGAGGGATTCGCCGTCGCGGTCGCGGCCCGCAACGCCGGGCTCGGCTCGCTGTGGTACGCCGGCGTCACCGGGCTGCGGGCCGGACTCGTCGAGATACCCATCGCCGTCTTCGGGGCGGCTGCCGTCACCATCGCCGAGCCGCTGCTCCCGTACGCGATGGGCTTTGCCGCGGGCGGGATGTTGTACGTCATCGTGAACGACATCGTGCCACAGACGCACGGACACGGCCACGACCGGACGGTGACGCTCGGCACCATGGTCGGACTGCTGCTCATGCTTTCACTCGACATCGCGCTGGCCTGA
- a CDS encoding sensor histidine kinase gives MRESTGGRGEEPTAQQLLRAITGGPNVTLVADETETIHFAGGGVEALFGYTPEELVGESVDLLVPAEFTDQHHAAMARYLDTGTRHLDWDGVGLVAQHRDGHTVPVDVSLSDTETESGRLLAATFRRQSSRESSERFDTHRAFSASVFENVNDAVVVATPDGEVLDANPATSDLLGRDYADLLDASVFELLGDEDAEFGLAVPFEDGDSAEVTVEREDGDRVVLDLSVADIMHEGETAYLLTGRNVTDRVDREEELARQNERLDRFTSIVSHDLRNPLSVAHANAHLVADGRTEYIDDVLDGLGDMNQLIDDLLTLARNGEILREREPVSLATVARDAWDSVDREGDVTLELDGDTVLEGDPDRIEQALVNLFVNAITHGRGDETDALTVTVGTTEDGFYVADDGVGIPPESADKVFEHGHTTAEQGTGYGLSIVSEIVGAHGWAISLADTETGTRFEIRT, from the coding sequence GTGAGAGAGTCCACCGGCGGACGGGGGGAGGAGCCGACCGCACAGCAGTTGCTTCGGGCAATCACCGGTGGACCCAACGTGACGCTCGTCGCCGACGAGACGGAGACGATTCACTTCGCCGGCGGCGGCGTCGAAGCGCTGTTCGGCTACACGCCCGAGGAACTCGTCGGCGAGTCGGTCGACCTGCTCGTGCCGGCGGAGTTCACCGACCAACACCACGCGGCGATGGCCCGGTATCTCGACACGGGGACGCGCCACCTCGACTGGGACGGGGTCGGACTGGTCGCACAACACCGCGACGGCCACACCGTCCCGGTCGACGTGTCGCTGAGCGACACGGAAACGGAGTCGGGCCGGCTGCTCGCCGCGACGTTCCGCCGGCAGTCGAGCCGCGAGAGCAGCGAGCGGTTCGACACCCACCGCGCCTTCTCGGCGTCCGTCTTCGAGAACGTCAACGACGCCGTCGTCGTCGCCACTCCCGACGGCGAAGTGCTCGACGCGAACCCGGCGACGAGTGACTTGCTCGGGCGCGACTACGCCGACCTCCTCGACGCGTCCGTCTTCGAACTGCTCGGCGACGAGGACGCGGAGTTCGGGCTGGCGGTCCCGTTCGAGGACGGCGACTCGGCCGAGGTGACCGTCGAGCGCGAGGACGGCGACCGCGTCGTGCTCGACCTCTCTGTCGCGGATATCATGCACGAGGGCGAAACGGCGTATCTCCTCACGGGGCGCAACGTCACCGACCGCGTCGACCGCGAGGAGGAGTTGGCGAGACAAAACGAGCGGCTCGACCGCTTCACCAGCATCGTGAGCCACGACCTCCGGAACCCACTCTCGGTCGCGCACGCCAACGCCCACCTCGTCGCCGACGGGCGAACCGAGTACATCGACGACGTGCTCGACGGACTCGGCGACATGAACCAACTCATCGACGACCTGCTCACGCTCGCGCGCAACGGCGAGATACTCCGCGAGCGCGAGCCGGTCTCGCTGGCGACGGTCGCCCGGGACGCCTGGGACTCGGTCGACCGCGAGGGAGACGTGACGCTCGAACTCGACGGCGATACGGTGCTCGAGGGCGACCCCGACCGCATCGAGCAGGCACTCGTGAATCTGTTCGTCAACGCCATCACCCACGGCCGCGGGGACGAGACCGACGCCCTCACCGTCACCGTCGGCACGACCGAGGACGGCTTCTACGTCGCCGACGACGGCGTCGGCATCCCTCCCGAGAGCGCCGACAAGGTGTTCGAACACGGCCACACGACGGCAGAACAGGGGACGGGCTACGGACTCTCCATCGTCAGCGAAATCGTCGGTGCCCACGGCTGGGCGATTTCGCTCGCCGACACGGAGACGGGGACGCGCTTCGAGATACGGACTTAG
- a CDS encoding DUF5822 domain-containing protein has product MPERVETYETDGVDFGWVMQVTFVTTIVVGAPVVALASLFFTLSSWGAWAEFAIRVGALVWFVTATCVYVYARRHVDE; this is encoded by the coding sequence GTGCCAGAGCGCGTCGAGACGTACGAGACCGACGGTGTCGACTTCGGGTGGGTGATGCAGGTCACCTTCGTTACAACGATTGTCGTCGGCGCACCGGTCGTCGCGCTCGCCTCGCTGTTCTTTACGCTCTCGTCGTGGGGCGCGTGGGCGGAGTTCGCGATTCGCGTCGGCGCGCTCGTCTGGTTCGTGACGGCGACGTGCGTCTACGTGTACGCGCGCCGCCACGTGGACGAGTAG